A part of Planococcus sp. MB-3u-03 genomic DNA contains:
- a CDS encoding winged helix-turn-helix transcriptional regulator: protein MVKKYNISVEATLEVIGGKWKTVILCHLTHGTKRTSELKRLMPNITQKMMTQQLRELEADGVINRIVYNQVPPKVEYELSEYGWSLQGILDSLCQWGEMHIEKVHGDKFDVLEEGILNDHLK from the coding sequence ATGGTGAAAAAATACAATATTTCAGTGGAAGCCACGTTGGAAGTAATCGGCGGCAAATGGAAAACGGTGATTCTCTGTCATTTGACGCACGGCACGAAACGGACGAGTGAATTGAAGCGCCTGATGCCGAACATCACGCAAAAGATGATGACACAGCAATTGCGTGAATTAGAAGCTGATGGCGTCATTAACCGAATCGTCTACAACCAAGTGCCGCCAAAAGTCGAATACGAACTAAGTGAATACGGCTGGAGCTTGCAAGGTATTTTGGATTCGTTGTGCCAGTGGGGTGAAATGCATATCGAGAAAGTGCACGGTGATAAATTCGATGTGCTGGAAGAAGGAATCTTAAACGACCATTTGAAATGA
- a CDS encoding VOC family protein has protein sequence MKDLQAAQAFYEQAGFLLPKADASNAQQAAFYLEGQHLYVMLFPEESFEAFTQQAIADTSIGSEVLFSLSAKTREEVDNFMFRIEQAGGTVFAPPGERNGMYGAGFSDVDGHRWNFLVMDV, from the coding sequence GTGAAGGATTTGCAGGCAGCTCAAGCCTTTTATGAGCAAGCCGGTTTTTTGCTCCCCAAAGCGGATGCCAGCAATGCCCAGCAGGCGGCATTTTATTTAGAGGGCCAGCACCTCTACGTGATGCTGTTTCCTGAAGAAAGCTTTGAAGCTTTTACGCAGCAAGCGATCGCGGATACATCGATCGGCTCAGAGGTCTTGTTTTCGTTATCCGCAAAAACCCGCGAAGAAGTCGATAACTTCATGTTCCGCATCGAACAGGCAGGCGGCACCGTCTTTGCGCCTCCGGGTGAACGAAACGGCATGTACGGAGCGGGGTTTTCAGATGTGGATGGGCATCGCTGGAACTTTTTGGTGATGGATGTTTAA
- a CDS encoding YeeE/YedE family protein, protein MTTSTRVQPVNEVNDPVYRDTTALNAPQKSLIAGGIAVAALLTVYLLATQHIAQTVLLGIGLLLGYTLFHARFGFTSAFRRFVSVGNGQAMRSHMLMLAVAVTLFAPILAYGYSFFGTGVSGYVSPVGVSLVVGAFIFGIGMQLGGGCASGTLYAIGGGRSVMFITLLFFIIGTTIGAYHLPFWTEDLPAFEPVSLATSTGLGYGGAWLVSIALFGLIAWITLIIEKKKRAPKMAPLPTTTGWKRIFRGSWPLFAAAIALAVLNALTLMTRGTPWGITSAFALWGSKIAEFFGVDVASWGYWQGANAAMLESSIFADSTTVLNFGVILGAFLASAAGGLFKFTKITMGNFWASVVGGLLMGYGARLAFGCNIGAYFGGIASFSLHGYIWGILALAGTFFALYLRPLFGLSVPKSNDSVC, encoded by the coding sequence ATGACAACTAGCACACGGGTCCAACCCGTCAATGAAGTAAACGATCCCGTCTACCGGGACACCACCGCCTTGAACGCACCGCAGAAATCCTTGATTGCCGGGGGCATCGCGGTAGCGGCGTTATTGACGGTGTATTTACTCGCCACGCAGCATATCGCACAAACCGTGCTGCTTGGCATCGGGCTGTTGCTCGGTTATACCTTATTCCATGCACGGTTCGGCTTTACCTCGGCGTTCCGCCGCTTCGTGTCGGTCGGCAATGGCCAGGCGATGCGCTCGCATATGCTCATGCTAGCGGTTGCCGTAACCTTGTTCGCGCCGATACTGGCGTATGGTTATTCGTTCTTCGGAACCGGGGTATCAGGTTACGTTTCCCCGGTCGGCGTGAGCTTAGTGGTCGGTGCGTTCATTTTTGGCATCGGCATGCAACTCGGCGGCGGCTGTGCTTCCGGTACGCTGTATGCGATCGGCGGCGGACGTTCGGTCATGTTCATCACGCTCTTGTTCTTTATTATCGGAACGACGATCGGCGCGTATCATCTGCCGTTTTGGACAGAAGATTTACCGGCTTTTGAACCGGTGTCACTGGCCACCTCGACCGGTCTTGGCTACGGCGGTGCGTGGCTCGTCTCGATCGCATTGTTTGGGCTCATCGCTTGGATTACCTTGATCATCGAGAAAAAGAAACGCGCACCGAAAATGGCGCCGCTTCCGACCACTACGGGATGGAAACGCATTTTCCGCGGTTCATGGCCGTTGTTCGCTGCAGCGATCGCACTCGCTGTATTGAACGCATTGACATTGATGACGCGTGGAACGCCTTGGGGCATCACGTCGGCGTTCGCATTATGGGGCTCGAAAATTGCTGAATTCTTCGGTGTAGACGTTGCAAGCTGGGGCTACTGGCAAGGGGCGAACGCAGCAATGCTTGAATCATCCATTTTCGCAGACTCCACGACCGTGTTGAACTTCGGGGTCATCCTCGGCGCCTTTCTCGCATCAGCGGCTGGCGGCTTGTTCAAGTTCACCAAAATCACGATGGGCAATTTCTGGGCATCCGTTGTCGGCGGCTTGTTGATGGGCTACGGAGCGCGTCTCGCGTTCGGCTGCAACATCGGCGCGTATTTCGGCGGCATCGCCTCGTTTAGCCTGCACGGCTATATCTGGGGCATTCTCGCACTCGCCGGTACGTTCTTCGCACTTTACTTGCGGCCTTTGTTTGGCCTGTCTGTCCCGAAATCCAACGATTCGGTTTGCTGA
- a CDS encoding DMT family transporter yields the protein MNNKFLFAFLVIITTSLMGSSFAVGKIGLEHVSPLLLVGIRFTIAGILMAIFVKLFKRKHPLQRSEWLHILIIGFFQTAGVMGCIFLSLRTITAGESAILTFTNPLLVVIFGTVALGIRYRIIQWGGVLLGFFGVFITMGSQVNLEVGTLFGFGSAVSWAIGTLLIKHWGIQLDTWVLTAYQMLFGGLILLMASSLLETQRLAINTESLFIIFWLAIPASIIQFAIWFSCCKTAIPGK from the coding sequence GTGAACAATAAATTCCTTTTCGCGTTTCTCGTCATCATCACCACCAGTTTGATGGGGTCTTCGTTCGCGGTCGGCAAAATCGGCCTCGAACACGTCTCGCCGCTGCTGTTGGTCGGGATCCGTTTCACGATTGCAGGCATCTTGATGGCCATATTCGTCAAACTGTTCAAGCGCAAGCATCCACTGCAGCGTTCCGAATGGCTGCATATCCTCATCATCGGCTTTTTCCAGACCGCTGGTGTCATGGGCTGCATTTTTCTGAGCCTGCGGACGATCACGGCCGGGGAATCCGCCATTTTGACATTCACCAATCCTTTATTGGTGGTGATTTTCGGCACTGTCGCACTCGGCATCCGCTACCGCATCATTCAATGGGGAGGGGTGCTGCTCGGGTTTTTCGGCGTCTTCATTACGATGGGCAGCCAAGTGAACTTGGAAGTCGGCACGTTATTCGGTTTCGGCAGTGCCGTGTCCTGGGCAATCGGCACCTTATTGATTAAGCATTGGGGCATTCAGCTTGATACATGGGTGCTGACGGCGTATCAAATGCTGTTTGGCGGCTTGATTTTGCTGATGGCAAGCAGCTTATTGGAAACCCAGCGACTGGCCATCAATACAGAATCGCTCTTCATCATTTTCTGGCTGGCGATTCCGGCGTCGATCATCCAGTTTGCGATTTGGTTTTCCTGCTGCAAAACGGCAATCCCGGGAAAGTGA
- a CDS encoding AraC family transcriptional regulator, giving the protein MTRDFELHAIESKTVATGQSVHIPLHRHQQLAEWLWVESGELELTANAQCLTLGTGALALIPPGQWHALSFSSNGEQRYQRLLVTHPLESVNDTICFTYPTHPAFLTSVLDELGRELQQVCPASSRPVQLLLNWLYAAAKPPSAPVQTVASSKTARTLHQMEETCHLPFSLESIAAASGLSKFHFSRHFKESVGQTPLQFVISCRMERAMQLLLASEQSVSDIAGLCGYKSATQFHAAFTRHSGSTPKRFREQQQNLEAKR; this is encoded by the coding sequence ATGACCCGTGATTTTGAATTGCATGCTATTGAATCGAAGACCGTCGCGACCGGACAGTCCGTGCATATCCCGCTCCACCGCCACCAGCAACTGGCAGAATGGCTATGGGTGGAGTCAGGTGAACTCGAACTCACCGCAAACGCTCAATGCCTAACCCTCGGGACAGGAGCACTCGCGCTGATTCCTCCTGGCCAATGGCATGCACTGTCTTTTTCTTCTAATGGTGAACAGCGCTATCAAAGACTGCTAGTTACGCATCCCCTTGAGTCAGTAAATGACACGATCTGTTTCACTTATCCTACTCACCCTGCTTTTCTCACATCCGTCTTGGACGAACTGGGCCGTGAACTGCAACAAGTGTGCCCTGCCTCGTCAAGACCAGTGCAGCTTTTGCTGAACTGGTTGTATGCTGCAGCCAAACCACCAAGCGCCCCGGTTCAAACGGTGGCTTCTTCCAAAACGGCACGCACCTTGCACCAAATGGAAGAAACCTGCCATTTACCCTTTTCACTTGAATCCATCGCTGCCGCTTCCGGACTCAGCAAATTCCATTTCAGCCGCCATTTCAAGGAGTCGGTCGGCCAGACACCGCTGCAATTTGTCATCAGCTGCCGCATGGAGCGCGCCATGCAGCTGCTCCTGGCTTCAGAGCAATCGGTTTCGGACATTGCCGGGCTCTGCGGCTATAAGAGCGCGACGCAGTTTCACGCTGCTTTTACACGCCATAGCGGCAGCACGCCGAAACGATTTCGCGAGCAGCAGCAAAACCTCGAGGCCAAACGATGA